The Agromyces sp. LHK192 genome includes a window with the following:
- the dnaB gene encoding replicative DNA helicase — protein MSIAHIGLAEQPPDDGESRRGERTPPHDLLAEQSALGGMMLSKDAVADVIETIRGVDFYVPKHEVVFNAILSLYSHGEPTDVIAVTDELTKNGELQRAGGVEYLHTLTSLVPTAANAGFYATIVAERALLRRLVEAGTRIVQMGYAGEGEVTELVNNAQAEIYGVTGSVETEDYVPLTEAVTAAIDEIEAAKHTDGKMVGVPTGFHDLDDLTNGFHPGQMIIVAARPAMGKSTLALDFARAASIHHDLPTIVFSLEMGKAEIAMRLLSAEANVPLQNMRKGTVDGRDWTTIASTRGRINDAPLYLDDSPNMTLVEIRAKCRRLKQRVGLKMVIIDYLQLMTSGKRVESRQQEVSEFSRALKLLAKELQVPVIALSQLNRGPEQRADKMPALSDLRESGSIEQDADMVILLHRESAYERDSPRAGEADLIVAKHRNGPTRTITVAFQGHFSKFADMAQV, from the coding sequence TTGTCGATCGCGCACATCGGACTCGCGGAGCAGCCTCCCGACGACGGTGAGTCCCGCCGCGGCGAACGCACTCCCCCGCACGACCTGCTCGCCGAGCAGAGCGCGCTCGGCGGCATGATGCTCTCGAAGGACGCCGTCGCGGACGTCATCGAGACGATCCGCGGCGTCGACTTCTACGTGCCCAAGCACGAGGTGGTCTTCAACGCGATCCTCTCGCTGTACTCGCACGGCGAGCCGACCGACGTCATCGCGGTCACCGACGAACTCACGAAGAACGGCGAGCTCCAGCGCGCTGGCGGCGTCGAGTACCTGCACACGCTGACCTCGCTCGTGCCCACGGCGGCGAACGCCGGGTTCTACGCGACGATCGTCGCCGAGCGCGCCCTGCTGCGCCGGCTCGTCGAAGCCGGAACCCGCATCGTGCAGATGGGCTACGCCGGCGAGGGCGAGGTCACCGAACTCGTCAACAACGCCCAGGCCGAGATCTACGGCGTCACCGGATCGGTCGAGACCGAGGACTACGTGCCGCTCACCGAGGCCGTGACCGCGGCCATCGACGAGATCGAGGCGGCGAAGCACACCGACGGCAAGATGGTCGGCGTGCCGACGGGGTTCCACGACCTCGACGACCTCACCAACGGGTTCCACCCCGGCCAGATGATCATCGTCGCCGCGCGACCCGCGATGGGAAAGTCGACCCTCGCGCTGGACTTCGCGCGCGCCGCGTCGATCCACCACGACCTGCCGACCATCGTCTTCTCGCTCGAGATGGGCAAGGCCGAGATCGCCATGCGACTGCTCTCGGCCGAGGCCAACGTGCCGCTGCAGAACATGCGCAAGGGCACCGTCGACGGCCGCGACTGGACCACGATCGCGTCGACGCGCGGCCGTATCAACGACGCGCCCCTCTACCTCGACGACTCCCCCAACATGACGCTCGTCGAGATCCGCGCGAAGTGCCGCCGGCTGAAGCAGCGCGTCGGACTCAAGATGGTGATCATCGACTACCTGCAGCTCATGACGAGCGGCAAGCGCGTCGAGAGCCGCCAGCAGGAGGTCTCGGAGTTCTCGCGTGCGCTGAAGCTCCTCGCGAAGGAGCTGCAGGTGCCGGTCATCGCGCTGTCGCAGTTGAACCGTGGACCGGAGCAGCGCGCCGACAAGATGCCGGCCCTCTCCGACCTGCGTGAATCCGGCTCGATCGAGCAGGACGCCGACATGGTGATCCTGCTCCACCGCGAATCGGCCTACGAGCGCGACAGCCCCCGAGCCGGCGAGGCCGACCTGATCGTGGCGAAGCACCGAAACGGACCGACGCGGACCATCACCGTCGCGTTCCAGGGGCACTTCTCGAAGTTCGCCGACATGGCGCAGGTGTAG